Genomic segment of Oscillospiraceae bacterium:
CGTATCAAACTGACCTGAGCAGCTTTCAAGCCACAGCATTTTAGGCTCGATTTTAATTTCCTCAAAGGCTCTCTTAAGAGGAGTTACACCAAGTCCGCAGGCAACAAACTCATAAAGAGGCGATGCACTCCAGGCGTGGCAATCGCTTCTCCAGTTGACAGAGTCCTCTGCCCAGGTAAAGATATTTACCTTGAGCATTTCCTGCCACGGTGTCCAAAGCTTTTGAGCATAGCTGTAAAGCCCTGTTTTCTCCAATGCTCTGAATAGGAAATAGTGCATACAGAAGGAGCATTTTATCATTTCTGAGTCAGTTACAGCCTTTTTCATTATCTCTGTAGCCTTTTCTCCTGTGCAAAGTCCCGACAGCACTGCCCATACCTGCGCTTGCTGAGATTTTTTGCTTTCCCCTATCTCGTGATAGTACATTCCGTCATTGTCATCAATACAAAGGGAATTTATGCTCTCTGAAAGCTTTACTGCCTTTTCTTCATATTCAGAGGCTGTGCAGGCTCTTCCTACATAGCGGTTAAGCCTTGAAGCACTGCGGAGCGCCGACACAAGCATCATAGAGTAAATAACGTTTTCCTTGTCTTCTTTAACAGGTATACCGGCATCCCACTCGTCTGCCCAATCGACAAACTGCCAGAAGCCTGTATTATCAAGCAAGCCGTTGTCGGAAATATGCTTTAAAAAGAAGTTAAGAATTTTCTCAACAACAGGCAAATGCTCTCTTACTGCTTGCTCACCGTCAGAATTATACATATAATAATCTTCAAGCATATAGATAAAGAAGAGAGAAAAGCCCGGTATTATCTGCCTTATATTAGAGGGAGCATTACAGGTCAAAAGTCCGCTTTGTGTCTGCGAATCCGCAAAATCGCAAAGCGCCTTTTTGGCAAGTCTGCCGTCTCTTGACAGCATAGCAGTATATAAAGCTTCAAGGCTTGTATCCATAATATACTGCATCTGCTCGTAATGAGGGCAGTCCATATAGCTTTCATACATACAGCTTTTAAGAGTCAGTATGCTGACCTGCCACATTTTTTCATAAATGCTGTCATTACAGGAAAACTCAGTTGTTACCTTGAGAGGATAGCCTGTACGTATAAAGGGCAAAAGCTCTATATGTACATTTTCTTTTGCGTTTTTAACCTCTAACTTTATAAATCGGAAGGCTCTGTAATTAAAGGGCGTGTATACGCTTGTTTCTTTGCTTGAAAGGTAGGTATCAACGCTTCCCGTAAGATACGCACCCTCTCTTGAAAAGTCGTCACGCACAAGCTTTAATTCCTTTTTATAACCCTCGTCAAACATATAGCTTTCAGAATAGGTGATATGGGTTTCAGCGCTTCCCGATACTAAAATAACGGGATAGCCTGTGAAATAAGTCTGCATATCAAGCTCAATAAAGCCGTCCTGACCTGCTTTAAAGTCAAAGCTCTTTTTATCCTCTGTGGCAAAAGAAGCGCCGCTGAATCTGTTTATTTTAACGTCTGTATATTCCTCTTCGTAGGGCATTGGAATACTGCGCTTTTCAAGCTGCCATACATTTGAAAGCCCGTAATAAATAAAGGGCTCGTTTCCAAATATTTCAACGGCATTTATCCACGCACTGTCATCAAAATCAAGCTGTGTGAAATTGCGGGGCATCTCAGAGGCAATAACCTTTTCAAAAAAGCCTAAATAGCCTGCTATCTTGTCCTCCTCGAAAAGATATCCCTGCGCCCTTATACATTTATACTCCGAATTTGTGCAAAATCTTTCGTCTCCGTATATAAGCAAGCCGCCCTGCTCGGTAGCGGGTACTGAGGTGGGACCTGCCAAAAACAAGTTGGCAATATGCTTGTTTCCTACGTAGTGAATTACCTCTGCTGTGATTACATTATCTCCCTGTGTAAGATAGGGGGCAATATCAACGCTGTCTACATATCTTTTTTCTGCCGTGCTTCTTGCCGGACCTCTGCTTACTATAGCTGAATTTATTCTCAAAAGGTATCTGCTGTCCGCCGCAATATTTATTTCAAGACTTTTGGGCACCTTGTCAACAAATACCTTTTTTCTGAAAATAACAAGCTCGGGTCTGTTATTATATTTTTCTTCAATCCAAATCCATTTTTCGTTTTTCACTTAATAACCCCCGGCAATATTTGTACCTTTTTATACTATTTGTTGAATACACTGTCGAGCTCTTTCTGATATAAGCCCTTAATTTTATCTATTGCCGCAGAGGGTGTGATTTGCTTTTGGAAGATACTCTTTTCAACTACCTCTGTATAGAAGCCCTGTCTTAAGCTGTCAACGATAAAGCCTACGTCAATAGCACTCTTGTCAACTATAAGCTTGTACATTTCAAGGCTTGCCTTGTCGCCTGCTTTGAAATAGTCCTTAGCAACTACATCTTCAAGCCACCAATCGCCTTGACCTGCAGAAGCGTAATATTTTGCAATATAGTTAAGTACGGAAACTGCCTTTTCAGGCTCTTTGTTTGTAGATGTAATGCAGAAGAATTCGGGATAGTTTTCTGCAGATGTTACATAGTCGGAAGCCTTGGGACCCTTAGGCATAGGAAGAATACCGTAGTCAAGCTTGTCTGCCTTGGGCTTTACAACCTGAACAGCCTTCCAGGACTCGCAAAGATAGAATGCAAGCTTACCGTCAACAAAAAGCTGGTCCATATCAGCGGGCTTTCCTTCCGCTGTAAGCTTTACAACCTTATCAACATTTACAAGGTCATTATAGAAGTTTATTGCTTCGATAGAATTCTGGCTTGAGAAAGCTTCACTTACTTTGTTTGAAGCAACCTTTGCAAGACCGCCGTTGTTTGCCGCCATAAAGTTGATTGCAGCATAGCCTGAATCTGCGAAGCCGAAGCCATAGGTATCAATTTCGCCGTTGCCGTCTGTATCCTTTGTGGTAGCCTTTGCATATTCCTTTAATTTTGCAAAGGTCCAGCCGCCGCTTTTAACGAGGGATTCCATATTCTGTGTTATATTGTTTTTCTTTAAAAGGTCACGGTTATAGATAATTGCTGTTCTTGCAGAGGGGGGATACCAGCAGTTTACACCCCAGGTATTACCCTTGAAGGTTGCAAGGTTTTTAGCACCGCTTATCCATCTTGAATCGTTTACGTTTATACCTGAAAGAGTATTCATAGGCTTAAGATAACCTGCCATAGCGCTCTGATACATAAGATCTGCAGGCATATCAACGATATCGGCAACCTTATCGCCGGAAGCTATTTTCTTCTGCATAGCAGAAAGGCTGGGCCAGAAATAGTTGATTTTTACTTTACAGCCGAATTTTTCTTCGATAATTTCAATAAGCTCTGCTGTTGCAGGGTCTAAAAGGTCATTGAAAAATCCTGAGCCGATAACAAAGGTCTGTCCCTTAAGGCTTACGATTTTATCGTTTGTGGTAGCGGAGGATGAGCCGTTACCTGAATTTGACGGTGTGCCTGAGCTTGCCCCGTTACCGTCAGAAGAAGAATCTGTGGCATCGGAAGAGTCGGTGCTGTCATTTGATGAATCAGTGTTGCCGTCTGCATCTGATGAAGAGTCCTGAATGGAGCTGCTTGTCAAATCAGTAGGCTTTTTGCTGTTACAGCCTGTAACAATAACAAGGCACATAACAAGCGCCGCAATCATACAGATTGCCTTTAGAAGCTTTGTGTTTTTCATTTTTTTACCTCCGTTAGTTTGCCAATCCGCTTTGGGACAGGCTTTTTATTAGATTTTTTTGACATATTAAAAACAATACAATAAGTGGCAGAATTATCAAAACAGCCGCCGCATTTCTTGAAATAGCGGTTGATACAATAGTTTCTGCATTGATTGTTTCTATCGAGAGTGTAAGGGGCCTGTATACATCAAGAAAGGTTTTTGCAAAGTCCACATCTGTCCACTGCCAACAGAAAGAGAGCAGAAATACAGTAGACATAATAGCCTTCGCATTTGGCAGTATAATCTGCCAGAAGGTTTTCATAACCGATGCGCCGTCAATATAAGCGGCATTTTCCAAGTCTACGGGAAGTCCCATAAAGAAGGCTCTGTAAAAATAGATATACAGTCCCTGCTTAAAGCCTAAGGTACCGATTGATAAAAGAACTGTCATCCAGGGAGTATTTAACAGATTTAACTGAAAACTGCCTATTCCGAAAAATCCGAAATACATAAACTGTGAAATCTCGGTAACCTGAGAGGGTATAAGCATTATTACCATTACAATTACCAGGGCAAGCGTTCTGCCCTTGAACTTAAATCTTGCAAGTCCGTAGCCTACCATAGCCGATGAAATAGTCTGTATAACTGCGGCAAGTGTTGACAAAAGAAGTGTTTTCAAGCCTGCATCTGCTATTCTCAAGCCTTTAAAGGCTGTTTCCCAGTGAAACAGACTCCAGTTTTTAGGAATGTTCTGTACTGTGATATCAACTAAATCGTCCTGCGACATAAAAGCAGATAAAATCTTTACCGAAAAAGGCTTAAGAATAATAAAGCAGAGTCCGAAAAGAAGAATGTAACAAATAATGTCAACGGGGATTTTTTTGAGAGTTTTCTTTTTAATAAAGGAACGCTTCATCAACTCAACCCCTTTCTGCTTGAACGGTTTACAGCGCCTACAATTCCTGCAACAATTAACACTATAAGCGCAAGGCTTAGAGAATATAGCCAGTACATAGAGGAAGCATAGGAATACTGCTGCTGTGAGAAAGCAAGGCTGT
This window contains:
- a CDS encoding carbohydrate ABC transporter permease, whose protein sequence is MKRSFIKKKTLKKIPVDIICYILLFGLCFIILKPFSVKILSAFMSQDDLVDITVQNIPKNWSLFHWETAFKGLRIADAGLKTLLLSTLAAVIQTISSAMVGYGLARFKFKGRTLALVIVMVIMLIPSQVTEISQFMYFGFFGIGSFQLNLLNTPWMTVLLSIGTLGFKQGLYIYFYRAFFMGLPVDLENAAYIDGASVMKTFWQIILPNAKAIMSTVFLLSFCWQWTDVDFAKTFLDVYRPLTLSIETINAETIVSTAISRNAAAVLIILPLIVLFLICQKNLIKSLSQSGLAN